The stretch of DNA CTGGGCGCTGCTCGCGGTGGTCAGCGGGCTGGTCGATCCGGGACAGGTGCGGTCAGTGATTAGTTAATAGTCATGTCTGCTACGATAGCGCGTGGCCCTGTGTGAGTCGCCTGAACTGCCAATACTTATCCGACGGGTGGGAGTCTAGCCTGTATGACCGGTGCAGATCCCGTAACTGTCGGGGTATTGAGTCTTCATACGAGCAAGGAAACGAAAGCAATTCTCAACGCCGTCGAGGATCTCGGACACGACACTGAGTGGCTTCGCGCGGAAAACACGTCGATCAGCGTCACCGACGGCAGTCCCGTTCTCGATCCCGAGGTCGACGTGATCGCAAACCGGATGTTGCTCTCGAATACCGAACAGCCCGCCGAGGAACTGGGTCTCGCGAACACGTTCTCCCAGCTGGTGCCGACGCTCAACGAGCCGGATTCGGTGCTGACCGCGATCCACAAGCTCTCGACGGCGACCGCACTCGCGGGGAACGACGTCCGGACGCCCGATGTCACACTTGCGCTAAGCGGCGATCAATTGAATGCCGCACGGAGTCGGTACGGTGAGGAGGCGGTCTACAAGACGGCGATCGGCACCCACGGCGGCGGGACGTGGAAGGTCGGCCCCGACGATCCGATCAATGCCAAGGTCGGCAACCGGTATGCGTTCCTGCAGGAACTGGTCGATCAGGAAGACGTCCGCCACCGCGATCTGCGCGTCTACGTCGTCGGCGGCGAGGTCGTCGCCGCGATGTATCGCTACGCGCCGGACAACGATTGGCGAACCAACGTCGCACTCGGCGGCTCCGTCGAAAACGCGACCGACGACCTCCCCGAGGAGGCTGCCGAGATGGCCCAGCGCGCAGCTGACATCGTCGATCTCGACTACGCCGGTGTCGACCTCGTCGAGGGCGACGACGGCTGGTACGTCCTCGAGGTAAACCCCACCGCCGGCTTCAAGGGGCTCTACGAGGCGACACAGGTCAGCCCCGCACCCTACATCGCCAAACTGGCGATCGAACGTGCCGGCGGCGAGGTCGACGACGGTCGCGTGCGAGACCTCTCGAACGTTCTCGACGACTCCCGGCCGACGGCCCAGCCGACGGAAGCGATCGCACAGGACACCGAACCAGCCGTGATCGGCTACACCGAGGAGGTCGTCCTCTCTGGCACGAGCGGGTCGAAATCGGTACTGGCCAAATCCGACACCGGCGCGACGCGGACGAGCATCGACACGAGCCTCGCCGCCGACATCGGTGCCGGACCGATCAAATCCATCACCCGGATCCGCTCCGGCAGCAGCAAGCAGGCCAAGAGCCGACCGGTTGTCGACGTCGTCGTCGGCGTCGGCGGTAACCAACACACCGTCACGGCAAGCGTCGAGGATCGCGGTCACATGGACTATCCCGTCCTGCTTGGTCGAGATATCCTCGAAAACTATCAAGTAGATGTTAGCCGACGCATCGACAGCGACGTGGCCGATACCCCCGAAGAAGAAGAGTAACAACGAGCCCTCGATAGCTTCCTGCCGATTGGGCGGAACTCGATTTTTTGCCGACTGTTGTCTGTTCGGCACACAAACTCTTCCTTGATCCGATGTCGTCATCGGTATGAACCATGTCTCCACGACGACAGTCCAAACCATGGATTCGGTGATCTGGAAGTGCTTGCTCTCGCGACCAAGGAAACCCGAGCGCTATCGCTGCTCAACTCCGTCGAACCAAGCAAGACTCCAGAACGCTCTATTGCCGACTCGGGCGGCCCGCTGCTGATAGCTAGCGACTGTCTTTTCAGACACAGGCCTATGTGGCCCTGGGAACTCCAGTACGCAGCGACAGGTCACAGCTGGAGTGTGGCTACATGGCGTACGCTTACCACTGATAAAAAATCACGAATGAGTAAGATTGCTTTTCGTACTCAGAATACTTCGTTGCAGAAGTAGGAAATCTTAATAGGCGAAATCAACAAACACCTACTGATGACTGGGTCTGACCAAGACTGGTGGCCAAATCAGTTGAACTTGGAGATTCTCGATCAGAACGCTCAGCAAGTCGATCCGCGGGGCGAGGAGTTCGACTACGCTGAGGAGTTCGAGAAACTCGACTTCGAGGCCGTCAAAGCGGACATCGAAGACGTATTGACGACATCGCAGGAGTGGTGGCCGGCTGACTACGGTCACTACGGACCGCTAATCATTCGGATGGCGTGGCACAGCGCCGGTACGTACCGTACCACCGACGGTCGTGGTGGCGCATCCGGCGGTCGCCAGCGTCTCGCGCCGCTCAACAGTTGGCCCGACAACGCGAACTTAGACAAGGCACGTCGACTGCTCTGGCCTGTCAAGCAGAAGTACGGCCGCAAGCTCTCGTGGGGCGACCTGATCGTCCTAGCCGGGAACGTCGCCCTCGAGTCGATGGGATTCGAGACGTTCGGCTTCGCCGGCGGTCGTGAAGACGACTTTATGCCCGACAAGGCCGTCGACTGGGGTCCCGAAGACGAGATGGAGGCTTCCGATCGCTTCGACAACGAGGGCGAACTCGAGGATCCCCTCGGCGCGACCGTCATGGGGCTGATCTACGTGAACCCGGAGGGACCGGACGGCGAGCCGGACCCCGAAGCGTCGGCGGCGAACATTCGCGAGTCGTTCGCCCGAATGGCGATGAACGACGAGGAAACGGCCGCGCTCATTGCCGGCGGCCACACGTTCGGGAAGGTCCACGGTGCCGACGACCCCGACGAGCACGTCGGCCCCGAGCCCGAAGCAGCCCCGATCGAAGAGCAGGGGCTGGGCTGGAAGAGCGATCATGGCTCCGGGAAGGGAGCCGACACGATCACCAGCGGGATCGAGGGCCCGTGGAACACCACGCCGACCCAGTGGGACATGGGCTACATCGACACGCTCCTCGAGTACAACTGGTGGCCCGAGAAGGGTCCCGGCGGTGCCTGGCAGTGGACCACGCAGAACGGCGAACTCGACGAGGCTGCACCCGGCGTCGAGGACCCGTCGGAGAAAGAAGACGTGATGATGCTCACGACGGACATCGCGCTGAAACAAGATCCGGACTACCGCGAGATCCTCGAGCGCTTCCAGGAGAATCCACGTGAGTTCCAGAAGACCTTCGCGAAGGCGTGGTACAAGCTGATTCACCGTGACATGGGCCCGGCAGAGCGGTTCCTCGGACCGGAAGTGCCAGACGAGGAGCTGATCTGGCAGGACCCGCTCCCCGACGCAGACTACGAGCTGATCGGCGAGGACGAAATCGCCGACCTCAAAGCGGAGCTCCTCGAGTCGGACCTCTCGATCTCTCAACTGGTCAAGACCGCCTGGGCGGCGGCGTCGACGTACCGCGACAGCGACAAGCGCGGCGGCGCGAACGGGGCCCGGATTCGCCTCGAACCCCAGCGGAGTTGGGAAGTCAACGAGCCCGACGAGCTCGAGACGGTGCTGGAAACCCTCGAAGGGATTCAGGCGGCGTTCAACGACTCGCGAGCCGACGGCGTGCGAGTCTCGCTCGCCGACCTGATCGTGCTTGGCGGCAACGCAGCGATCGAGCAGGCGGCGGCAGATGCCGGCTACGACGTGGAGGTCCCGTTCGAGCCGGGCCGGACCGACGCCACGTCCGAACAGACCGACGTCGAGTCCTTCGAGGCGCTCAAACCGGAAGCAGACGGGTTCCGGAACTACCTCAGTGACGAGGCTGACCGCAAGGCCGAAGCGTTGCTGGTCGACAAAGCAGACCTCCTGGACCTGACAGCCGACGAAATGACGGTCCTGGTCGGCGGGATGCGCACGCTGGGTGCGACCTACCAGGACTCGGACCTCGGCGTCTTCACTGACCAGTCGGAGACGCTGACCAACGACTTCTTCGAGACCGTCCTCGGCATGGACTACGAGTGGGAACCGGTCTCGGACGACAGAGAGGTCTTCGAACTGCGCGACCGCGAAACCGGTGAGGTCGAGTGGAAGGGCTCGCGCGTCGACCTCGTCTTCGGGTCGAACTCCCGACTTCGTGCCATCACGGAAGTCTACGGCGCCGAAGACGGCGAGGAGCAATTCGTGCAGGACTTCGTGGACACATGGAGCAAGGTCATGAAGCTCGACCGCTTCGACCTCGAGTAACCGAGCCGCAGCGATCGTCCGGCGGACGGTTGCAGTGACGGTGGCCGTTCCGCGGCGGGATCGCTATCCGTCGTCCGTGCCGGTCACTCGCTGTGGATAACGACTTCGTCGTCCGTGATCTCTTTTATCCGTGACGCGTCGACTGGATAGTCCTCGTCACCGTGACCGCCCCAGTCGAGGCGCGCTTTGAGTCGGTCCGTGAGACCTGGTTCCGGGTCGACGTACGCCGTCTGCCCTTCGACCTCGGCGACCATGCCGATCTGTTGCCCCGAATCGTCGATCACGTCTTTGCCCTGCTCGTCCTGTGAGAGCGAGATCGACGCCGGTTCGCTTGCCTCGTCCGCCGTTCCCGTGTCGGTTCCGGCGTCGACCGTTGGGCCGGTAGATTCGGCCTCCATTCCGCCGGCCGGTTCGGCCTCGACCCCGCCGACTTCCATCTCGCCGTACTCCTCGACCTCGATGATCTCGCCTTCGATCACCTCGCTGGCGACAACCTCGGACTCGAGCAGTTCAGTCTCCTCGAGCGTGTATCGCATCTGTACCTGCTCGTCCAGTTCCTCTTCGACCGTGCGGCGCTCGATCAGTTCGCTTCGGACCGTGTCACCCTCGGTCCGCTGGCTCTGGATCACTTCCCGTTCGATCACTTGATCGGTCGTCACGTCCGAGCGGACGACGTCGCTCTCGAGGATTGATCGCTGGACGCTCTCGAGTTCGATGTCCGTCTCGACCGCCTCGATCTCGTCGTGCTCGAGTTCCTCGTCCTGTTCGATATCGACGTCGACGACGCGGCTCTCGACGATGTAGCGTTCGATCTCCTCGATGGTTTCGAGGTAAGTCTCGTCGACGATCAGCTCGATGACGTCGTCGTCGATGAACTCGGTCTCGACGATCTCGCGACCGAGCAGCTCGGAGTCGACGATCTCCCGCTCGACCAGTTCGGTGTCGACCACTTCGCTCTCGATCGTGTCCCGTTCGACGATCTCCTGTTCGATTACCTGCGTCTCGACGATTTCGGTCGTCACCGTCTCGCCGCGTCGGAGCGAGTCCTCGAATTCGTCCCGGCCCAGATCGGCCCGCTCGAACGCCTGCTCGCGCTCGACGATCTCGAAAAAGCCCAGCCCCTCGCCGGCCGGTTCCTCCTCGTGATAGACGAACACGAGGTCCTCATCATCCAACGTGTTGCTGAACTCGTCCCACGAGTGCTCCTCGTGGTCCTCTCCGAGTTCGTCACGGCGGGCAAACGAGTAGCCGTGGCCCTCGCGGTCCCGAACCGAAACCGGAACAGCATCGCGGGCCTCGGCCCACTCTCTGACCCGCTCGGAATCGGTTGTCATGTGTCGTTGTTCGGCCGTATCTGTCTCGGTCGAAGATGTGTCGTCTACCATCTCTTTTGGCGATGGAACCAACCTGTACTTCAGTCATCAGGGTCATCCCATCAATTTACTGTCTCGTTTCTCGGGACCCCTTTCACGGCCTGAATTGTCGGGTGTGTAATAGCGTATTATCGGATCAGTCCAGTAATATCGACCGTATTCTTCAGAGGATAAGGTCTAATTATGGTTGTCTTGCCCACCAACCGTGTCTTCTCTATGTCAGTTATTAGTCAGTCGGGCAACACGCTTTTGCTCGCTCGAGCCTACCACCCAGCGACGATGGCCGACACCGACGCTGCTGCTCGTGACATCCCTGTGTCCGTTCTTCGGGACGACCCCGTAATGGCCGACGTGATTGATCGTCGCGAGCCACATCCGCTCGAGCCGGTAGAAAACGAGTTCGAACGCCTCTGCGTCTCGATTATCAACCAGCAGCTTTCGACGGCCAGCGCCGCGGCCGTCCGTGAGCGTGTCTTCGACGCCCTCGACGGGGTCGTCACTCCAGAGTCAGTACTCAGCGCGTCTCGAGACGCGCTCCGCGAGGCCGGCCTCTCGCGGACGAAAGTCGACTACGTTGGCAACGCCGCTCGCACGTTTCGAGAGCGCGACCTTACACGTGCCGGACTCGTCGACCACACCAACGAGGAAGTGATCGCCGAACTCACCGAGGTCACAGGGATCGGCGAGTGGACCGCCAATATGTACTTGATTTTCGTCCTGCAGCGACCCGATGTCTTACCGCTCGGTGACCTCGCAATTCGACGGGGGATCGAGGGGTTATACAACGACGGTGCGGAGTTGACGCGAGCCGAGATGCGTGAAATAGCCGAGCCGTGGCGACCCTATCGGAGCACCGCGACGCGGTACATCTGGGCCGAGTACGAGGCCTGACGGCGGTCCGGACGACCACGTCCTCCGGTCGGACTGCTCGTCTCGAGTCGCTCACTCGAGGTGGTGATAGTCGAGTTCGTATCCTTCCTTGAGGGCCTCGCGGACCGGCTCGCTCGGTTCGGCGACCCCTCGGCGTTGGATCGAGAGCCCGCTCTCGTCGGCGACGACGATGAGGTTCTGTCGCCAGTCCGGAACCGTCTCTGGGCAATCGGTCCGGTAGTGTGCGCCGCGGGACTCGGTTCGCTCGAGGGCCGTGCGGAGCAACACCTCGGCGACGATGAGGCTCATCGAGAGATCGACGGCGTACTCGAACGACCGGGAGGTGCGGTCGCCGTCGACCCGAAGGTCGGTCGTTCGGGCGCGCAGGTCCGCGAGTCGGTCCAGTCCCTCGCGCAGACCCGCCTCGTCGCGGAGGATGCCGGCGTGATTCCACAGTATCTCACCGAGGTCCTCGAGCAGCGTCTCGGGCGTGACGTCACCGTCCGAGGCGGTCAGATCCGCGAGCGCGGCAAACTCGCGTTCGGCCAGGGCTCGCTGGCCGTCGGTGATCGAGGGGGCGTGGTCGTCCGCAGTGATCTGCTCGCTGACGTGCTCGCCCACGAGTTTGCCGATCGTGACGGTTTCGGCCAGCGAGTTGCCGCCGAGGCGGTTTGCCCCGTGGACGCCCGCGACGGCCTCACCGACGGCGTACAGTCCGTCGACGCCGGTCTCACCCGTTTGGAAGTCGATGTCGACACCACCCATCGTGTAGTGGGCCGTCGGCCCGACTTCCATCGGTTCTTCGGTGATATCGACGCCGAGGTCCCCGAATCGTTCGACCATCGTCGGCAGTCGCTCGCTGATGTACTCGGGATCACGATGGGAGATATCGAGATAGACGCCACCGTGTTCGGTCCCCCGCCCCTCGCGGACCTCCTGGGCGATCGCTCGTGCGACCACGTCTCTGGCGTCGAGTTCCATCTGGTCCGGCGAGTACTGTTCCATGAAGCGCTCGCCCTCGTTGTTGTAGAGTCGGCCACCTTCCCCGCGGACGGCCTCCGTCACGAGTCGACCGTCCCACTCGTCGCCGTAGCGTTCCCCGACCATCCCAGTGGGATGGAACTGGACGAACTCGGTGTCGAGGAGTCGGGCGCCCGCCTCGAGCGCCAGCGCTTGGGCGTCTCCGTTGTTCTCGTCGTCTCTCGAGGAGTGGCGTCGATAGGCCGCCGAGAAGCCACCCGCCGCCAGCACGACGTGGTTCGTCCGGAACAGCAGTCCCTCGCCGGTCTCCATGTCGAACCCGACCGCGCCGTCGACGCGGGTGCCATTCGAGAGCAGCCGCGTGATCATCACGTTCTCGCGGTAGGGAATCTCGAGGCTCTGTGCCCGGTCGATCAGCGTCTCGAGCATGACTTCGCCCGTTCGATCGCCGACGAAACAGGTCCGGCGGTACGACTGCGCGCCGAAGTAGCGCTGATTGATCTTTCCGTCGTCGGTTCGGGCGAACGACATCCCCCACTCGTCGAGTTCCCGGATCCGGTCGGGCATGTGTTTGGCCGTCAACTCGACGGCTGCCGGGTCGTTCAGGTGGTGCCCTTCGTTCAACGTGTCCGCTGCGTGGATCGGCCAGTCGTCCTCGGGATCGAGCGAGCCGAGTGCGGCGTTGATCCCGCCGGCTGCCCACGTCGTGTGAGCGTCGCCGTAGTCTCGCTTGCCGACGACGAGCGGCTCGAGACCCGATTCGGCCAGTTCGATGGCGACTCGAGCCCCGGCAGCACCCGCCCCGATGACGAGCACCGGTGTCGTGACGACGTCGTACGCGTCCTCGCGGTCACGACCATCGGCTTCGTCCCCGCCCTGCGTCGGCAGCCGTCCGTCGACGCCACCGGCATCGCCGGTCGTCGGTACACCCTGGTCAGCAGGCGGTATTTTTGTCATCAAAACAAGATATGGGCTGGTCGAATATAGCTCGCACACCAAACTACGCAACCAGACGAAAACGGGTAGAACGAGCCCACATTCACGGATTGAGTACGCACTGTGATCGAGGCGCTCCAGGCAGGTATGGCCGATCAGGTGGTGGCGTGGTTCGACGCGTCACCGTCACCGAGCGATCGTGACAGCAGACCGGCTTACTCCTCGAGCTGGGGCCGGTCGACGTCTTCCGGCAGATCCGGTTCGACGTTCGCGAGCCGCATCGCATTGCCGGTCACGCCGAGGCTCATTCCCATGTCACCGATGACGACCGCGTGGATCACCGTCACGATGCCGATTGGCGCGCCGGCGGCCAGAACTGCCTTCACGGCCAGGCTCGCCCAGATGTTCTGGCGGATGACGCCGTTTGCCGTGTTCGAGAGCCGATAGAGGTACGGCAGCCGCGTCAGATCGTCACCCATCAGCGCCACGTCGGCCGTCTCGAGGGCCGTGTCGGTTCCCGCCGCACCCATCGCGATGCCGACGCTCGCGGTGGCGAGCGCGGGCGCGTCGTTGATCCCGTCGCCGATCATGGCGACGTGACTGCCTGTATCGTCGCTGTCGCCGTTGCCCTCCGCCTCGAGTCGTCGGATCCACTCGAGTTTCTCGTCGGGGAGCAACTCGGCGTGGTACTCGTCGATGCCGACCTCCTCGGCGATCGCGCGAGCGGTGCCCTCGTTGTCGCCGGTGAGCATCACGACGCGGACACCGTGTTCCTGCAGTCGCGAGACGGCCCACGCGGCTTCGGGCCGCACCCGGTCCGCGACGGCGACGACACCCAGCGGGCCGTCCTCGGTGCCGACGACCACGACAGTCTTGCCCTCGGCCTCGAGTTCGGGAACGACGTCGCGCAACACGTCGAGACAGCCCTCGCGGTCGCAGTCGGGTCGCGAGCCAGCCTCGAGCGCCGTCCCGCCGTCGGTCGTGATGTGGGCGTGCTCTAAGTCAGCCAGTCCCTCGAACAGCCCGGGTTTGCCGACGAAGTGGGTCTCTTCGTCGATCTCGGCGCGGATCCCTTTCCCGGTCAGGGCTTCGAAGTT from Natrinema sp. HArc-T2 encodes:
- a CDS encoding RimK family alpha-L-glutamate ligase; this encodes MTGADPVTVGVLSLHTSKETKAILNAVEDLGHDTEWLRAENTSISVTDGSPVLDPEVDVIANRMLLSNTEQPAEELGLANTFSQLVPTLNEPDSVLTAIHKLSTATALAGNDVRTPDVTLALSGDQLNAARSRYGEEAVYKTAIGTHGGGTWKVGPDDPINAKVGNRYAFLQELVDQEDVRHRDLRVYVVGGEVVAAMYRYAPDNDWRTNVALGGSVENATDDLPEEAAEMAQRAADIVDLDYAGVDLVEGDDGWYVLEVNPTAGFKGLYEATQVSPAPYIAKLAIERAGGEVDDGRVRDLSNVLDDSRPTAQPTEAIAQDTEPAVIGYTEEVVLSGTSGSKSVLAKSDTGATRTSIDTSLAADIGAGPIKSITRIRSGSSKQAKSRPVVDVVVGVGGNQHTVTASVEDRGHMDYPVLLGRDILENYQVDVSRRIDSDVADTPEEEE
- the katG gene encoding catalase/peroxidase HPI; the encoded protein is MTGSDQDWWPNQLNLEILDQNAQQVDPRGEEFDYAEEFEKLDFEAVKADIEDVLTTSQEWWPADYGHYGPLIIRMAWHSAGTYRTTDGRGGASGGRQRLAPLNSWPDNANLDKARRLLWPVKQKYGRKLSWGDLIVLAGNVALESMGFETFGFAGGREDDFMPDKAVDWGPEDEMEASDRFDNEGELEDPLGATVMGLIYVNPEGPDGEPDPEASAANIRESFARMAMNDEETAALIAGGHTFGKVHGADDPDEHVGPEPEAAPIEEQGLGWKSDHGSGKGADTITSGIEGPWNTTPTQWDMGYIDTLLEYNWWPEKGPGGAWQWTTQNGELDEAAPGVEDPSEKEDVMMLTTDIALKQDPDYREILERFQENPREFQKTFAKAWYKLIHRDMGPAERFLGPEVPDEELIWQDPLPDADYELIGEDEIADLKAELLESDLSISQLVKTAWAAASTYRDSDKRGGANGARIRLEPQRSWEVNEPDELETVLETLEGIQAAFNDSRADGVRVSLADLIVLGGNAAIEQAAADAGYDVEVPFEPGRTDATSEQTDVESFEALKPEADGFRNYLSDEADRKAEALLVDKADLLDLTADEMTVLVGGMRTLGATYQDSDLGVFTDQSETLTNDFFETVLGMDYEWEPVSDDREVFELRDRETGEVEWKGSRVDLVFGSNSRLRAITEVYGAEDGEEQFVQDFVDTWSKVMKLDRFDLE
- a CDS encoding DNA-3-methyladenine glycosylase; protein product: MADTDAAARDIPVSVLRDDPVMADVIDRREPHPLEPVENEFERLCVSIINQQLSTASAAAVRERVFDALDGVVTPESVLSASRDALREAGLSRTKVDYVGNAARTFRERDLTRAGLVDHTNEEVIAELTEVTGIGEWTANMYLIFVLQRPDVLPLGDLAIRRGIEGLYNDGAELTRAEMREIAEPWRPYRSTATRYIWAEYEA
- a CDS encoding L-aspartate oxidase encodes the protein MTKIPPADQGVPTTGDAGGVDGRLPTQGGDEADGRDREDAYDVVTTPVLVIGAGAAGARVAIELAESGLEPLVVGKRDYGDAHTTWAAGGINAALGSLDPEDDWPIHAADTLNEGHHLNDPAAVELTAKHMPDRIRELDEWGMSFARTDDGKINQRYFGAQSYRRTCFVGDRTGEVMLETLIDRAQSLEIPYRENVMITRLLSNGTRVDGAVGFDMETGEGLLFRTNHVVLAAGGFSAAYRRHSSRDDENNGDAQALALEAGARLLDTEFVQFHPTGMVGERYGDEWDGRLVTEAVRGEGGRLYNNEGERFMEQYSPDQMELDARDVVARAIAQEVREGRGTEHGGVYLDISHRDPEYISERLPTMVERFGDLGVDITEEPMEVGPTAHYTMGGVDIDFQTGETGVDGLYAVGEAVAGVHGANRLGGNSLAETVTIGKLVGEHVSEQITADDHAPSITDGQRALAEREFAALADLTASDGDVTPETLLEDLGEILWNHAGILRDEAGLREGLDRLADLRARTTDLRVDGDRTSRSFEYAVDLSMSLIVAEVLLRTALERTESRGAHYRTDCPETVPDWRQNLIVVADESGLSIQRRGVAEPSEPVREALKEGYELDYHHLE